GCCGGCGTCGCCCGGATCCGGCAGAACGCGTCCGGCCGGCCCGGGCCGAACGTCATCACCGGCCAGTACCGCGCCTCGTGGCGAGCCGTTGCTGAGCGGATCCCTCACGGCGCCGAGTGCACCATCGGCACGAACGCGCCGCAGGGACGGCGCCTCGAGTTCGGCTTCTGGGACATGACCGACAGCATCGGCCGGCACTTCTTCCAGCCTCCCTTCCCGCACGTCCAGCCAGCCCTCGGCTTCATCGAGGACACGCTGCACGAGCAGATGCGCGCCGCCGTGAGGGAGCTGTTCGAATGATCCAGAAACGACTGGTCACGAACTGGGTGAAGGCCACCCTCAGCGCCGCCTCCGGCATGCCGGTGGGGGAAAGCCGCGCGCCCACGTCGGGAGCCGCGCCGCCCTACTACCTGCTGTACTCCGTCGACACGCGAGTGTCCGGCGCTCCTTTTTCCGACCTCAGCGAGGACGGCTCGTTCGTCTACCAGATCACGTCCGTGTCCGGCCCGGACCCGAACGTGCCACAGTCCACCGCCGACCTCGACCAACTCGAGTGGATGGCTGACAAAGCGCGTTCCACGTTCCTCGGCCGGGACCGGGCTACTGGCCTGTGGCTGCACCCGCTCACCGTGCCTGGGCTGTTCTGCATGACCCGGTCCTTGGACGTGGAGTGGGGCGCCCAGCCGGGGGGAACGTCGGAGCAGGAAGCCGCGATAATGACCTATGTGCAGCGGTTCAGGTTCAACCTGACCCCTGCCTGAGCCCCTGAGGGCTCGTGCACAACCGCACCGCGGCGGGCCCCGCGGACGCCACCACCAGGTGGCCGCCACACCAAGCCGTGTAGCAGGGGCCCCCTCTTGGCCCCTATCCGCGAGGGGCCACCATGAGGTTCAACCGCAAGGGCACCACCCGTATCTACTACGTCCCGACGATCGCCGCGACCACACTGATCCCCACCACAGCGGAGATCGACGCCGGTACGGACTACACCGCGCAGATCAACGCGATCGACGGCTGGTCGCTGGAGAACACCCCGATCGAAACCCCGGACATGGCGTCCACCTTCGTGAGCAAGATCGGCGGTGACGACTCCGCAGCCGACTCCAGCCTCACCTTCTACGAGGACTCCACCACCGACACCATCGAGACGGACCTCGCCAAGGGCACGTCCGGCTACATCGTCATCTTCTCCAAGGGGAAGACGCCCGGCGCGAAGGGCATGGACGTCTATCCGGTCACCGTGGTCAGCAACAGCAAGGCGTACACCACGGACAACGAGGCCGCGAAGATCACCGTCCAGTTCACGATCACGCAGCGGCCCGTCTTCAACCAGACCGTGCCCACCGCCGCCTAACCCCGGCCGCCACCCCACCAGCCCCCGGCCGGGCCCGTGACGTACACGGGAAGGGCGCCACGGCGCCCGGCCGGGCCTTCCCGAAGGACACCCGCCATGACCACCTGGGACGCCCTCGCCAAGCGCCTCGACCGCGTGAAGAAGCCGGTCCGCACCTTCGCGCTGTGCGACGACCCCGACATCCGCGACCGATACGTC
The sequence above is drawn from the Streptomyces leeuwenhoekii genome and encodes:
- a CDS encoding HK97 gp10 family phage protein — protein: MNLDDLAGRLERAADQIGPVTERRIRAVGAAGVARIRQNASGRPGPNVITGQYRASWRAVAERIPHGAECTIGTNAPQGRRLEFGFWDMTDSIGRHFFQPPFPHVQPALGFIEDTLHEQMRAAVRELFE